The segment CCCCGGACTCTGGTCTGATACCAAAGCAGAGTGCCGTTTTATTTCCAGTGGCGTACTTTAAGGACATACTAGTATTGTGTGGAGTGTTGTCAGGTCACTGTTCAGATATCTCTAGCCTCAGTGCCAGGATGACGTTGCCCTGTGCCCTGTCAATGTCCGTCTCAATTGGACATAGAAAAAAGTCTGAATGGTGAAGCCTTAACctgtgtgagagagggggatTAGTGCGGTTGTATCTCAGTTTAGCTCTAACTTCCTCTCTTTTGGTCTCTTGCAGAAGGACGCAAATCCCCCAGCCGAGTGCAAGCAGCAGTGAAGGCTGCGGGTCAACTGCACTGTAACAGCTTCTCAAATAAAACACTTACTTACGCCTTATAATGTTTTGTATTTTTCTTGGTAGAAATAAAAATAAAGGGTTTCAAGATTTTTGTTACAGAAAACTCCTAATATAATGTGAGCAGTGGCTCGATATGCATAGTATTTTACTAGACCGTTTTCCCCCCTCCTGTACAAATAGTTAGAATGCCACAAACTCTCTCAAAGCATGATCTTGTTTCTCTCACTGCTAAACTAGTTTGGGTTCTTGTGAAGTTTTTGTTGTATTGCTCTTGGACAACAGCTGTGGTTAGACTGCATTGAGGCAAGTGATGAGAAGGCCAACCTGTTCCTTTTCCCTCGCGCTACCAAAGTTACCGGTCAGTTCAGGTTGAAGTCGTGAGTTTGAAGTCTGTCATTGTATTAGTGGGGCCTCGAGCACTGTCGAAGCAAAACCCTGCTTTTAGTCACGGCTAAGGAAAGAAACTAATGTGACGAATCGCTGCCTGTTGCACACAGGTGCACATTTGGCCACTCAAGCATGCCATTTGGAGCAGGGCAAGCGGTTCTCGGCCAGTTGGAAGCTGTTATTAGCCGCTTGAGTGGGCTGAAATCAAGTTGTCAATGTAAAACATTCCAGTTTGCAGACTGACAGGCATCGGAAGTTTGAATGCTCTCTTGGGATCAATATTACCTCGACTCAATGGTCTGATTTGTTAAAGAAACAGAACCATGTGTCAGCGCTGCTAAATTTAATGAGACAAGTCTGCAAGTTATTTTTTTCTATTAAATACCTAACGCTCTTTCTGAATTTTAATTTGCATGAAGCAACTTTTTTTCTCTCCAACACACCGCTTTGTCTTGCCCAGTCAGACTCCTAACATTGCAGATGATTTGACGAGGGACAGTTCCAAGGGTTCACCAGCAGGGGGCAACACGTGCCCAATCATCTGCTTCAGGCTCTTGTTAGCTCACAGTTGTGACTTGTCTTTTTCTATAGCACTTTGTACTACTTAGTCATGTATCAGTTGTGTCCTCTGAAATGGTTAGTTGTCAGTCCAGTACCCCTTGTGTAAATCAGAAAGTGAGCAGCACTTTGGTGGCGGCCGTTGTCATACTGCGCCCCAACGATTGGCGCCCTATTGGGCTTTTCCCTGCAATACGTGAATCTCCAAGTGCATTACCCTTAATTTGGGAATCCCACTTGACTTGTATACTCTGATAGCAATAGGTTCGGAACAAGTTTTCTTCTGAGGAAGAAAACCACCAAATTCAGGCTTCCATTGGCATGTGGTCGTGGCTTTTGAGACTTTTGTAACATACTCTCGAGGTTAGGATAACTCTTGAATCTAGACTGCCTGTCAGGCCCCTGAGCGTACGGCTAATTTATCACTGTGAAGGGAAGGTGGCGATGAGTTCTGGTAGAAGTCCTGTCTGTCGGCCGCTCTCTCTGTAACCAACCCCACCCGGCAGGTCACGCTGAAGCATGTAAGAGCAATACTTAGTCAGGGAACAGAAAGAATAAGTTGCTTAAGCCAACCCACTGCATCCTTTTCCTTTAGTGGAAACAGCCATGTTGTAGATGTATGTCGGGTGGTGGCACCCTCGCTGCTGTTGCTAGTGGAGCTCTAGGGAATACTGCTGCATTCAGTGGGAGATTTAAATAAGAAGTCTGGACTATTCTAGGGGCACGACTGGATTCGGTCTGTGGATTCTCTTGAGCAGCTGTTGTCAAAGCTAAATGCTATGCTACAAAATACTAAATGTACTCAATAACTGTATGTATATTCATGAATAAATTGGTTAAACGTGTTTTGCTTTTGTCCCTTGTTGACTCTGTGGTTCCTCTTCAACATGAGCTGCTTGACACTTAAACACTGAGTTCCGTAACAGTTGTGTAGCTCATTGAGGCAGTATTTGGTAGCACTGCCTTAAACATTTTTTtacttaggtcaaacgtttcgggtagcctgccacaagcttcccacaataagttaggtgaattttggcccattcctcctgacagaactggtgtaacggagtcaggtttgtaggcctccttactcgcacacgccttttcagttctgcccacaaattttctataggattgaggtcagggctttgtgatggccactcccaataccttgactttgttgtcctcaagccattttgccacaactttggaaatatgcttggtgtcgttgtccatttggaagctttaacttcctgactgatgtcttgagatgttgcttcaatatatccacataattttccttcctcgtgatgccatctattttgtgacgtgaaccagtccctcctgcagcaaagcacccccacagcatgatgctgccacccccgtgcttcacggttgggatggtgttcttcggcttgcaagccttccccttattcctccaaacataacgatggtcattatggccaaacagttctatttttgtttcatcagaccagaggacatttctccaaaaagtacgatctttgtccccatgtgcagtttgttttactgtggatatagatacttttgtacctgtttcctccagcctcttcacaaggtcctttgctgttgttctgggattgatttgcactttttgcaccaaagtacgttcatctctaggagacaaaacgcgtctccttcctgagcggtatgacggctgtgtggtcccatggtgtttatacttgcgtactattgtttgtacagatgaacgtggtaccttcaggcgtttggaaattgctcccaaggatgaaccagacttgtggaggtctaccattttctttctgaggtcttggctgattttcttttgattttccaatgatgtcaagcaatgaggcactgagtttgaaggtaggccttgaaatgcatccacaggtacacctccaattgactcaaatgatgtcaattagcctatcagaagcttctgaagccatgacatcatttactggaattttccaaactgtttaaaggcacaggcaacttagtttatgtaaacttctgacccactggaattgtgatacagtgaattataaatgaaataatctgtctgtaaacaatttttggaaaaattacttgtcatgcataaagtagatgtcctaacttgccaaaactatagtttgttaacaagacatttgtggagtggttgaaaaacgagttttaaagactccaacctaagtgtatgtaaacttccgacttcaacagtatatatatacagtgagggaaaaaagtatttgatcccctgctgattttgtacgtttgcccactgacaaaagacatgatcagtctataattttaatggtaggtttatttgaacagtgagagacagaataacaaacaaacaaaaaaccagaaaaacacatgtcaaaaatgttataaattgatttgcattttaattagggaaataagtatttgaccccctctcaatcagaaagatttctggctcccaggtgtcttttatacaggtaacgagctgagattaggagcacactcttaaagggagtgctcctaatctcagtttgttacctgtataatagacacctgtccacagaaccaatcaatcaatcagattccaaactctccaccatggccaagaccaaagagctctccaaggatgtcagggacaagattgtagacctacacaaggctggaatgggctacaagaccatcgccaagcagtttggtgagaaggtgacaacagttgatgcgaatatttgcaaatggaagaaacacaaaataactgtcaatctccctcggcctggggctccatgcaagatctcaccttgtggagttgcaatgatcatgagaacggtgagaatcagcccagaagtacacgggaggatcttgtcaatgatctcaaggcagctgggaccattgtcaccaagaaaacaattggtaacacacttcgccgtgaaggactgaaatcctgcagcgcccgcaaggtccccctgctcaagaaagcacatatacagggccgtctgaagtttgccaatgaacatctgaatgattcagaggagaactgggtgaaagtgttgtggtcagatgagaccaaaatcgagctctttggcatcaactcaactcgccgtgtttggaggaggaggaatgctgcctatgaccccaagaacaccatccccaccgtcaaacatggaggtggaaacattatgctttgcgggtgttttttctgctaaggggacaggacaacttcaccgcatcaaagggacaatggacggggccatgtaccgtcaaatcttgggtgagaacctccttccctcagccagggcattgaaaatgggtcgtggatgggtattccagcatgacaatgacccaaaacacacggccaaagcaacaaaggagtggctcaagaagaagcacattaaggtcctggagtggcctagccagtctccagaccttaatcccatagaaaatctgtggagggagctgaaggttcgagttgccaaacgtcagcctcaaccttaatgacttggagaagatctgcaaagaggagtgggacaaaatccctcctgagatgtgtgcaaacctggtggccaactacaagaaacatctgacctctgtgattgccaacaagggttttgccaccaagtactatgtcatgttttgcagaggggtcaaatacttatttccctcattaaaatgcaaatcaatttataaaaattttgacatgcgtctttctggatttttttgttgttattctgtctctcactgttcaaataaacctaccattaaaaaaatagactgatcatgtctttgtcagtgggaaaacgtacaaaatcagcaggggatcaaatacttttttcccctcatagAGTATACtgaatataccaaacattaggaacaccttcctaatattgagttgcaaccccttttgccctcagaacagcctcaattcgtcagggcatggactctacatggtatcgaaagcgttccacagggatgctggcccatattgactccaatgcttcccacagttgtgtcaagttgtctggatgtcctttgggtggtggaccattcttgatacaaacgggcaactgttgagcgtgaaaaacccagcagtgttgcagttcttgacatactcaaaccggtgcgcctggcacctactaacataccctgttgaaaggcacttcaatattttgtcttgcacattcaccctcaatggcacacacacaatccatgtttcaaggCTTAATCCTTTATCCTGTGTCCTCTccttaatatacagttgaagtcggaagtttacatacacttaggttggagtcattaaaactcgtttttcaaccactccacacatatcttgttaacaaactatagttttggcaagtcagttaggacatctactttgtgcatgacacaagtaatttttccaacaattgtttacagacagattatttcacttataattcactgtaatacaattccagtgggtcagaagtttacatacactaagttgactgtgcctttaaacagcttggaaaattccagaaaattatgtcatggctttagaagcttctgataggttaattgacatcatttgagtcaattggaggtgtacctgtggatgtatttcaaggcctaccttcaaacgcagtgcctctttgcttgacataatgggaaaatcaaaagaaatcagccaagacctcagaaagaaaatggtagacctccacaagtctggttcatccttgggagcaatttccaaacgcctgaaggtaccacgttcatctgtacaaacaatagtatgcaagtataaagaccatgggaccatgcagccgtcataccgctcaggaaggagacgcgttttgtctcctagagatgaacgtactttggtgcgaaaagtgcaaaccaatcccagaacaacagcaaaggaccttgtgaagaggctggaggaaacaggtacaaaagtatctatatccacagtaaaacaagtcctatattgacataacctgaaaggccgctcagcaaggaagaagccactgctccaaaaccgccattaaaaagccagactacagtttgcaactgcacatggggacaaagatcgtacttttttgagaaatgtcctctggtctgatgaaacaaaaatagaactgtttggccataatgaccatcgttatgtttggaggaaaaacggggtggcttgcaagccgaagaacaccatcccaaccgtgaagcacaggagtggcagcatcatgctgtgggggtgctttgctgcaggagggactggtgcaattcacaaaatagatggcatcatgaggaaggaaaattatgtggatatattgaagcaacatctcaagacatcagtcaggaagttaaagcttggtcgcaaattggtcttccaaatggacaatgacccccaagcatacttccaaagttgtggcaaaatggcttaaggacaactaagtaaaggtattggagtggccatcacaaagccctgacctcaatcctataggaaatttgtgggcagaactgaaaaagcgtgtgcgagcaaggaggcctacaaacctgactcagttacaccagctctgtccggaggaatgggccaaaattcacccaacttattgtgggaagcttgtggaaggctacccgaaacgtttgacccaagttaaacaatttaaaggcaatgctaccaaatactaattgagtgtatgtaaacttctgacccactgggaatgtgatgaaagaaataaaagctgaaataaatcactctactattattctgacatttcacattcttaaaataaagtggtgatcctaactgacctaagacagggcatttttactaggattaaatgtcaggaattgtgaaaaactgagtttaaatgtatttggccaagttgtatgtaaacttccgacttcaactgtacactgattgaagtggatttaacaagtgacatcaataaaggatcataggtttcacttggtcagtctatgtcatggaaagagcaggtgttcttaatgttttatatactctctgtgtgtgtgtgtatgtatgtgtgtatatatatatatatatgtatatatgtgtatatatatatatatgagttacagttcatataaggaaatcagtcaattgaaataaagtcatcaggccctaatttatggatatcacatgactgggcaggggtgcagccatgggtgggcctggaagggcataggaccacccacttgggagccagacccagacaatcagaatgagttttctccacgaaagggctttattacagacagaaatactcctcagcacccccctccctcagacgatcccgcaggtgaagaagccggatgtggaggtcctgggttggcgtggttacacgacGTCTGGCTTATGTTAGAGAAATAGACAATCATACAGCTAAAGCAACtttggaatggcttcagaacaagaatgtgaaagtccttgagtggcccagccgaggcccagacttgaatcccattgaaaatctgtggaaagacttgaagattgctgttcactgccactccccatctaattgaagagcttgagaaaatccccaaatccagatgtgcaaagatgatacagacatacccaagatgactcaaatCTGTAATTGCCGCCAAAAGTGCTTCTACATTACTAagtattgattcaggggtgtgaatacttatgtaaatgcaatatttctgtatttcattatcaatacatttgcaaaaatgtctaaaaacatgtttccacTCTGTCAATATGGGTTATTTTGTGGAGATGGATGAGGAAAAAATaaaccatttaatccattttgaattcgggctgtaacacaaaatgtggaataaatcaaagggtgtgaaaactttctgaaggcattgtatactTAACTCAAGAAATTCACTCACCTTTAGTTTTTAATAAAATTGTATAGGCCCATTTGATTTCCAAAAAAATACCAATATAACATTCAGAACATTGATCCTCGTTGCACTGTGCTGGAGAGGCCCTCTGACATATGAGTCCTCTTTCCGCTGGATGTCACTCGGGGGGCGGTCCACAAGCTCGAGAAAACCTCAATCAAACTGTGCGTATCAGTCACTCCAGCGACCGCTGCCGACGGGCTAGTACCAAATACCCTGCTCACACATCCACGAGTTCCACAGCACATAGTAACCCACTCACTGCAGTGACCACTTCAGCATCCGATGCCTTTACCTCTACGGGCAAGGAGAAGAAGAAGTGTTTGCATTTGCTGAGGAAATTGGGGCGTTTTCTCAAGATGCTGGAGAACGGCAGCAAGGTGCTGAAAGAGGGGCTTCTGGAGAAGCGAAGCGACGGTTTGCTGCAGCTGTGGAAGAAGAAGCACTGCGTCCTCACGGAGGACGGGGTTCTGCTTCACCCGCCGAAGCAGCACGACCACCCGCACCATCACAACCACCACGGCGGCGGAGACACCGGCAAAGTCAAGGAGCTGCACTTCTCCAACATGAAAACTGTGGACTGCGTCGAGAGGAAAGGGAAATACATCTACTTCACCGTGGTCATGTCGGAGGGCAAGGAGATCGATTTCAGGTGTCCACAAGACGAGGGCTGGAACGCCGAGATAACTTTGCAGATGGTGCAATACAAAAATAGGCAGGCCATCCTGGCGGTGAAGTCAACCAGACAGAAACAGCAGCTCCTCGTTGTTCAGCTCCCGGGACAGAAAATTATTCGGAGCTCGCCAAACGTTGCGTGACCTGCGCCTTGGACATTCGACATGCGGTAACGGTAAGACATCCGAGAGGGGTCTTAGCAGGCTTGATTACTAATTAATACTTAGCCCCTTAGAAGTGGAAATCCTCTGCGGGGAAATTGCTTGGATATACATTCCCCGGCAACGTTTGATATTTGACACAAGGCTCAGGATACGAGGCTCACCTACCCCATAAACATGGGTTTACGCGCGGCGATGTCGGCAGGGGAAGCTTTTATGCAGTTAAATAAGCATGCATTGCTTTCATTGTTCCAGATGCTTGTAGCCTTCTCAAATTACAGTCTCTTACAAACAAAATACACTACATTGGCCACTGCAACAAGGAGAGCTTGCAAATAGCAGAGGTCTTGACTTTTTGCGTAATTACGTGAAATGTTTTATTATTCACTATTATTAGGCTATTATTCATTATTATTAGTAGGCATATTATGGTCCAGTTACCATGGCCACTTAATTGTGCGTAAAAATAAGTCATATTTAATGAAATTGTTTAATATTATATTAATTTTAGAGTGAGGCTCTTTCAAACACTGCCAGTGCTGTCACTGTCTTCTAAACATTATTTGGAGCcattaggctgcgtttacacaggcagaccaattctcATCTGTTTCCactaattgggcaaaagatcagaatagGGCTGCATGTGTAAACGCAGCCCAAGAAGGCCAAGCTATACGGAGATTCCTCTTCTCCTCGTGTCACGCACTGCCACCTCTGAGCCGGTCTAATTTATTGTATCCGCAGGTTAATTGGACATTCAGAGGAGGGATCGATGGACTCCGGCTGCATCTGCCCCGCCTCACAAAAGGAGCATCACACCCTGCAGGAAACACCTCTTCGTTTAGCTGTTGTTCGGTCCCAAGAACAGCATCAGTCTTTTCCAAGTACTATTTTCCATTAGAGACTCTTTATTTGACAAAGATGGACACTGATGGACAAAGCTTAGGCCTCCGCAACAGCACGAGTGAAAACAGCTGTATTCTAACGGGCGATTCTCTGCCGTCCCCTTCTTATTTATTAGATTGTATATATGTTTTATCTAAACAGTGTCATTGACGAATGTACAACGTGGTTGTTGCTGGAGTTGAAACTGGAAGGTATTCTTGGAGATTCCTTAGTACAGTATAATGTTTTGATATGGTTGGAAATGAGCCTCAGTATCGTTGTGATCCTAGTGGGATGGTTGATTGTGTTACACCTTTAAGGATATACTGTTGTCCTTTCCTTTCAGTTCTGTTATTTCTTTAGGCGCGAGTAGCACGTCTTATTGTACAAACATGCCATGATACGCGTCCTCGTTCTTTAATTGAACCAAAGATTTATACACTGTAGTTTAATTTTCCTCCATAGTGTAGTTCATTGTAAAAATGGCAGGACGGCAGAGTATGCTCCAATGATGAAGGAAAAGTTGACAAATCTTTTATTTGCTTGATTTCTCCATAAATCTCACTTTTTGTGATATCCTCGTGCCAGatatggcagccatgttacaTTTGCATTATCACTATGGAATACGGTACGACTTTGGGAAGCAACGTGTCAACCCCGCATATTCTTTTGGGAGTCTTACATCTGTACAGATTAGAAACTGCAGTCCTGTTCAGTGGCAACTGATATAAATAAATGTAACCTAGTGAGCAAAACAGGTTGAAAATACATACATTCAATGACAAAAATGGTTGAAATGACTTATTTTCAACCAGTTTTGCCAAGGGAAAGTCATTAGGCTAAAACTCATCACCTAAAATGAATCACCATCTTTTCTGAGGAAGCTATTCTGAGACTGACTGTTGAGTTGTCCCCTCACACCACCCCCAGGTGTGTCAGTGTTGTCCTCACATTAACCAAGTTATAGACCTGTCCTTTTTTACAGAGTTACTGTTATTCATTTGGGTTCATATTTTGATGTGAGAGCTATTTTCATACCTCTGAAATATACATTCC is part of the Coregonus clupeaformis isolate EN_2021a chromosome 28, ASM2061545v1, whole genome shotgun sequence genome and harbors:
- the LOC121543366 gene encoding pleckstrin homology-like domain family A member 1, which translates into the protein MSPLSAGCHSGGGPQARENLNQTVRISHSSDRCRRASTKYPAHTSTSSTAHSNPLTAVTTSASDAFTSTGKEKKKCLHLLRKLGRFLKMLENGSKVLKEGLLEKRSDGLLQLWKKKHCVLTEDGVLLHPPKQHDHPHHHNHHGGGDTGKVKELHFSNMKTVDCVERKGKYIYFTVVMSEGKEIDFRCPQDEGWNAEITLQMVQYKNRQAILAVKSTRQKQQLLVVQLPGQKIIRSSPNVA